Proteins from a single region of Novosphingobium sp. CECT 9465:
- a CDS encoding Bax inhibitor-1/YccA family protein, with translation MANWNDPRPTGTGFGASPSLSGVSARGEVFDAGLRRHMLSIYNYMASGVLLSGVVALLSASSGMTQAVAGTPLMWLIMLAPLAFVLFMSFGANKFSTTAIQGMFWGFSVAMGLSLSTIFLVYTGTSIAVTFFATAGAFAGLSLFGYTTKKDLSGFGSFLIMGVFGLLIASVINIFLQSPGLAWAVSFLGVLIFAGLTAYDTQRLKQEYAYVAGTEFAGKAVVLGALSLYLDFINMFQFLLQFMGERR, from the coding sequence ATGGCAAATTGGAACGACCCTCGGCCCACCGGAACGGGCTTCGGCGCGTCTCCGAGCCTTTCCGGCGTTTCGGCTCGCGGCGAGGTTTTCGACGCTGGCCTGCGCCGTCACATGCTGTCGATCTACAATTACATGGCGTCGGGTGTGCTGCTTTCGGGCGTGGTCGCCTTGCTGTCTGCGTCATCGGGGATGACTCAGGCGGTGGCCGGTACGCCGTTGATGTGGCTGATCATGCTGGCGCCGCTGGCCTTCGTCCTGTTCATGAGCTTTGGCGCAAACAAGTTCTCGACCACGGCCATCCAGGGCATGTTCTGGGGCTTCAGCGTGGCGATGGGCCTGTCGCTGTCGACGATCTTCCTGGTTTACACCGGCACTTCGATCGCAGTGACATTCTTCGCGACCGCGGGCGCATTCGCTGGTCTGAGCCTGTTCGGGTACACCACGAAGAAGGACCTGTCCGGTTTCGGCAGCTTCCTGATCATGGGTGTGTTCGGTCTGCTGATCGCTTCGGTGATCAACATCTTCCTGCAGTCGCCGGGCCTTGCCTGGGCAGTCAGTTTCCTTGGTGTGCTGATCTTTGCGGGCCTTACCGCTTATGATACCCAGCGCCTCAAGCAGGAATATGCCTATGTTGCGGGCACGGAATTTGCGGGCAAGGCCGTCGTTCTCGGCGCGCTCAGCCTTTATCTGGACTTCATCAACATGTTCCAGTTCCTGCTCCAGTTCATGGGCGAACGCCGCTGA
- a CDS encoding SPOR domain-containing protein, with the protein MAQVDDDPDGPATISRPVVQSTAPSPSRELNAALARLAADPRSVPALYDAADAALRLGDADAAIGFLTRANEVQPGSARTKVLTGKAYLLAENPVDAIRAFDEAERVGADTFAMAADRALAYDLVGDNGRAQRWYPVALSKGADDEVTRRYALSLAISGDRRGAEALIAPLINRQDRPTWRTRTFVMAVTGGPDEAVAVAYASMPQELAAGIAPYLRYMPRLTPAQQAAAANFGRFPRAADIGRDDPRIVQYAAANPRAPRFAEAGLTPSGAPLGSSATDKPSREKRRRPGREERQLASAATARPGRVQASSITPAPTSAAPAVTPVSSTAPAAQPPQAATQPTRKTVLSVLDLPPGASRPPVPPIRSTTQPASPIAPIQSVSQPVVQALPQPQVAAPSQAIPAGATVATQGPQASSAPTPPATVAANAAPGAFDLARVGGTTQATAASPITPPPVAPSPAAETSPAVTLPVQVATATPAPGPAPAAPPAESTATPDRPADFASLFKTFAPPPEELQAPAEAVDITRIAAKPVAKVAKPDPRGERPDGPTDVSRTSAKEPEKPVAKDAKVASKDPKATAKDAAKAAKDAKEAKAKKSVPSHPSRIWVQVLTGANKDMMDNEWRRLVKEAPEAFRARKPYLSPWRSNFRLLTGPFESEAAAQEFITKLRKGGVASYQWTSPAGQAVDSLSLK; encoded by the coding sequence ATGGCTCAGGTTGACGATGATCCTGACGGACCGGCAACGATCTCGCGCCCGGTCGTGCAATCCACCGCACCAAGCCCCAGCCGTGAATTGAACGCTGCGCTGGCCCGGCTTGCGGCCGATCCACGCAGCGTCCCCGCGCTTTACGATGCCGCTGATGCCGCGCTGCGGCTGGGCGACGCCGACGCCGCAATCGGTTTCCTGACCCGCGCAAACGAAGTGCAGCCGGGCAGTGCGCGCACGAAAGTCCTGACCGGCAAGGCCTATCTGCTCGCCGAAAATCCGGTCGATGCGATCCGTGCATTCGATGAGGCCGAGCGCGTAGGCGCCGATACCTTCGCCATGGCCGCAGACCGCGCGCTGGCGTATGATCTGGTGGGTGATAACGGCCGCGCCCAACGCTGGTATCCTGTCGCCCTGAGCAAGGGAGCGGACGACGAAGTTACGCGCCGCTATGCGCTGAGCCTTGCGATTTCCGGGGATCGGCGCGGGGCAGAGGCCCTGATCGCGCCACTTATCAACCGGCAGGACCGGCCGACATGGCGCACCCGCACGTTCGTTATGGCGGTGACGGGCGGCCCGGATGAAGCCGTCGCGGTGGCATATGCATCAATGCCGCAGGAACTGGCGGCGGGAATCGCGCCCTATCTGCGCTACATGCCGCGGCTTACGCCCGCACAGCAGGCGGCGGCGGCAAATTTCGGACGTTTCCCCAGGGCGGCGGATATCGGGCGCGACGATCCGCGCATCGTCCAGTATGCGGCTGCCAACCCACGCGCGCCGCGCTTTGCCGAAGCCGGTTTGACGCCTTCCGGCGCGCCGCTGGGGTCAAGTGCCACGGACAAGCCCAGTCGCGAAAAGCGTCGTCGCCCCGGACGGGAGGAGCGGCAACTGGCGTCGGCGGCCACGGCCAGGCCAGGGCGTGTTCAGGCGAGTTCGATCACGCCTGCGCCAACGTCGGCTGCACCGGCTGTCACCCCGGTATCTTCGACCGCGCCTGCGGCCCAGCCGCCGCAAGCTGCAACGCAACCGACGCGGAAGACCGTCCTGTCCGTGCTGGACCTGCCGCCCGGTGCTTCGCGCCCCCCGGTTCCTCCAATTCGCTCGACCACACAGCCAGCCTCGCCGATTGCTCCGATACAATCGGTGTCCCAGCCGGTCGTTCAGGCCTTGCCCCAGCCGCAGGTAGCAGCGCCATCACAGGCGATTCCCGCTGGCGCAACGGTTGCTACGCAAGGTCCGCAGGCCTCCTCCGCGCCAACGCCGCCTGCGACCGTCGCTGCGAATGCAGCGCCGGGGGCGTTTGATCTGGCCAGGGTCGGAGGCACAACGCAGGCAACGGCGGCGTCTCCGATCACGCCACCGCCGGTTGCACCAAGCCCCGCCGCTGAGACTTCGCCTGCCGTCACTCTGCCGGTGCAAGTGGCAACGGCCACGCCTGCGCCGGGTCCTGCGCCCGCAGCACCGCCTGCCGAGAGCACGGCCACGCCTGACCGTCCTGCCGATTTTGCCAGCCTGTTCAAGACATTCGCGCCGCCGCCGGAGGAGCTTCAGGCTCCCGCCGAAGCGGTGGACATCACGCGGATCGCGGCGAAGCCGGTTGCCAAAGTGGCAAAGCCCGATCCGCGCGGTGAGCGTCCCGATGGCCCTACCGATGTTTCGCGGACCAGCGCGAAAGAGCCGGAAAAGCCCGTCGCAAAAGATGCAAAGGTTGCGTCTAAGGACCCCAAGGCGACAGCGAAAGATGCCGCAAAGGCAGCCAAGGACGCGAAGGAGGCCAAGGCGAAGAAATCGGTGCCAAGCCATCCGAGCCGTATCTGGGTGCAGGTGCTGACCGGCGCGAACAAGGACATGATGGACAATGAATGGCGCCGTCTGGTCAAGGAAGCGCCTGAGGCGTTCCGCGCCCGCAAGCCCTACCTTTCGCCATGGCGCAGCAATTTCCGCCTGCTGACCGGGCCGTTTGAAAGCGAAGCGGCCGCGCAGGAGTTCATCACGAAGCTGCGCAAGGGTGGGGTTGCCAGCTACCAGTGGACCAGTCCCGCAGGGCAGGCGGTGGATTCCCTCTCGCTGAAGTGA
- the ftsZ gene encoding cell division protein FtsZ: MSINIGPPAIDELRPRITVIGVGGAGGNAIANMINAKIEGVDFIVVNTDAQALNNSIAENRIQLGPDITQGLGAGARPEVGRAAAEETLEDLERSLEGVHMVFIAAGMGGGTGTGAAPVIAEAARRKGVLTVGVVTKPFLFEGTRRMRAAESGIEELQKHVDTLIVIPNQNLFLVAKAETTFKEAFQLADEVLQQGVRSITDLMVMPGLINLDFADVRSVMGEMGKAMMGTGEGEGPQRALEAAERAIANPLLDGVSMQGAKGVIISIIGGDDMKLLEVDEAANHIRELVDPNANIIWGSAFNPDLDGKIRVSVVATGIEQSAEQAEVASRPMTMPSTSRGPAVPASASTAPTFAPPPAAPEPAPQPSWTPAAEQAKPSVPEPETLDLTLDLSESQEAPADQQGGELLLGGLDAPAEPAAPAAPAMPRLGRGPDAPVAKPAGGGSTLFERMANLSRGNRDDDDGDDGSALNIPRFLGRQNNQ, encoded by the coding sequence ATGAGCATCAACATCGGACCGCCGGCCATCGACGAACTTCGTCCCCGGATCACGGTGATCGGAGTTGGCGGCGCGGGCGGCAATGCCATCGCGAACATGATCAACGCCAAGATCGAAGGCGTCGATTTCATCGTCGTCAACACCGATGCGCAGGCATTGAACAATTCCATCGCCGAAAACCGCATCCAGCTGGGACCTGATATCACGCAAGGGCTGGGCGCAGGCGCCCGTCCAGAGGTGGGCCGCGCTGCCGCCGAAGAAACTCTCGAAGATCTCGAACGCTCGCTTGAAGGCGTCCATATGGTGTTCATCGCCGCGGGCATGGGCGGCGGCACCGGCACCGGCGCTGCGCCGGTCATTGCAGAAGCGGCGCGTCGCAAGGGCGTGCTGACCGTTGGCGTGGTGACCAAGCCGTTCCTGTTCGAAGGCACACGCCGCATGCGCGCGGCGGAATCGGGCATCGAAGAACTGCAGAAGCACGTCGATACGCTGATCGTGATCCCCAACCAGAACCTGTTCCTGGTGGCAAAGGCGGAAACGACCTTCAAGGAAGCGTTCCAGCTGGCTGACGAAGTGTTGCAGCAGGGCGTCCGCTCGATCACGGACCTGATGGTCATGCCCGGCCTGATCAACCTCGATTTTGCCGATGTGCGCTCCGTCATGGGTGAAATGGGCAAGGCGATGATGGGCACGGGCGAGGGCGAAGGTCCGCAACGCGCGCTTGAAGCGGCTGAACGCGCGATTGCCAATCCGCTGCTCGATGGCGTTTCGATGCAGGGCGCCAAGGGCGTGATCATCTCGATCATCGGCGGCGATGACATGAAGCTGCTCGAAGTGGATGAAGCGGCCAATCACATCCGCGAACTGGTCGATCCCAACGCGAATATCATCTGGGGTTCGGCGTTCAATCCCGATCTCGATGGCAAGATTCGCGTCTCCGTGGTCGCCACGGGAATCGAGCAGAGCGCGGAACAGGCTGAAGTCGCGTCGCGCCCGATGACCATGCCCTCAACCTCGCGCGGACCTGCCGTTCCTGCATCTGCGTCTACCGCACCGACATTCGCACCGCCGCCAGCCGCGCCTGAACCTGCGCCGCAGCCAAGCTGGACCCCTGCCGCTGAACAGGCCAAACCGAGCGTACCCGAACCCGAAACGCTGGATCTGACGCTTGACCTGTCGGAATCGCAGGAAGCACCTGCCGATCAGCAAGGCGGCGAACTGCTACTGGGCGGGCTGGATGCGCCTGCTGAACCGGCGGCACCTGCCGCACCTGCCATGCCGCGCCTGGGGCGTGGACCAGATGCTCCGGTGGCCAAGCCTGCGGGGGGCGGCAGCACCCTGTTCGAACGCATGGCTAATCTTTCGCGGGGCAACCGCGACGATGACGATGGCGACGATGGCAGCGCGCTCAACATTCCGCGCTTCCTTGGTCGTCAGAACAACCAGTAA
- the ftsA gene encoding cell division protein FtsA: MAAPRISKVFAAVNIGSFRVSAMIAGLSETGEMVVLGSGHRAAQGIKRGYVTDMQAATHSVRDAIERAEKMANIGIQKVWIGCSGAGLASTTTRVEVEIGGRRIEQDDIEHLLVAGRERIEPDGRTVLHAQPAHYTLDGAHGVPNPKGLHAERLAVDIHVMLADGAPIRNLREAVQNAHLDVEAVVGSPIAAGHACLTPEERELGVALVEFGAEVTTVSVYAAGMLLGMQVIQYGSGDITDAIASAFGIRRYQAERLKCMSGSAIASPADHREMIPVNAPGDPEGGPVARHADDKNRIPRAELISVITQQLGFFTEEVSKALKAMGFVGQTGQQVVLTGGGAQLPGLADYAQSALGRPVRIGSPPTMLGLPPGHATPSSSTLVGLVLFAAADPVDIRAIGPDYTPTGSYKGMKLLSRLWRALRDYF; this comes from the coding sequence ATGGCTGCTCCGCGGATTTCAAAGGTTTTCGCTGCCGTAAACATCGGTTCGTTTCGTGTGTCCGCGATGATCGCGGGGCTATCCGAAACGGGCGAGATGGTGGTGCTGGGATCGGGCCACCGCGCCGCGCAAGGCATCAAGCGCGGCTATGTGACTGATATGCAGGCCGCAACGCATTCCGTGCGCGATGCGATCGAACGTGCCGAAAAGATGGCCAATATAGGCATTCAGAAGGTGTGGATCGGCTGTTCGGGGGCGGGGCTGGCCAGCACCACCACACGGGTCGAGGTCGAGATTGGCGGGCGCCGGATCGAACAGGACGATATCGAACACCTGCTGGTGGCCGGGCGCGAGCGGATCGAGCCGGATGGCCGCACGGTGCTTCATGCCCAGCCCGCGCATTACACGCTGGACGGCGCGCACGGCGTACCCAATCCCAAGGGCCTGCATGCCGAACGGCTTGCGGTCGATATCCATGTGATGCTCGCCGATGGGGCGCCAATCCGCAATTTGCGGGAAGCGGTGCAGAACGCGCACCTTGATGTCGAGGCCGTGGTAGGATCGCCCATCGCCGCAGGGCATGCCTGCCTTACCCCGGAAGAACGCGAACTGGGCGTGGCGCTGGTTGAATTCGGCGCGGAAGTGACGACGGTTTCGGTCTATGCCGCCGGAATGCTGCTGGGCATGCAGGTGATCCAGTATGGATCGGGCGACATTACCGATGCCATCGCATCGGCCTTCGGGATTCGTCGCTATCAGGCAGAGCGGCTGAAATGCATGTCAGGCTCGGCCATAGCCAGCCCGGCCGATCATCGCGAGATGATTCCGGTCAACGCGCCGGGCGATCCCGAAGGAGGGCCGGTGGCGCGCCACGCCGATGACAAGAACCGCATCCCGCGCGCCGAACTGATTTCGGTGATCACCCAGCAGCTTGGCTTTTTTACCGAAGAGGTATCCAAGGCGCTGAAGGCGATGGGATTTGTCGGGCAGACTGGGCAGCAGGTGGTGCTGACCGGGGGCGGTGCGCAATTGCCGGGGCTGGCCGATTATGCGCAATCGGCGCTCGGTCGGCCCGTGCGCATCGGTTCTCCGCCGACGATGCTGGGCCTGCCGCCCGGTCACGCGACGCCAAGCTCATCGACTCTGGTCGGCCTTGTCCTGTTCGCGGCGGCCGATCCGGTCGATATCCGCGCTATCGGTCCTGACTATACGCCGACCGGAAGCTACAAGGGCATGAAGTTGCTGAGTCGGCTCTGGCGGGCGCTTCGGGACTATTTCTGA
- a CDS encoding YbjN domain-containing protein, with amino-acid sequence MRTGHDDNEREEAAPVDMIASLFEARGWPCEFVSDDEISGEIQGSWANYQVRAIWRAEDHVLQILCLPDIRIADDKKSPVFELMALINEQVWIGHFDIWSNGSVLLYRHGLMLGDDGLLSLGQAQAAIEAAVDECDRFYPAFQFVLWGDKSPVEALASAMVDAAGEA; translated from the coding sequence ATGCGCACCGGCCATGACGACAACGAGCGCGAAGAGGCAGCGCCGGTCGACATGATCGCCTCGCTGTTCGAGGCGAGGGGGTGGCCGTGCGAGTTCGTCTCGGACGACGAAATCAGCGGCGAGATACAAGGATCATGGGCGAATTATCAGGTTCGCGCGATCTGGCGGGCCGAGGATCACGTGCTGCAGATCCTGTGCCTGCCTGATATCCGTATCGCCGATGACAAGAAAAGCCCGGTCTTCGAACTGATGGCGCTGATCAACGAACAGGTCTGGATCGGTCACTTCGATATCTGGTCGAACGGGTCGGTCCTTCTCTATCGCCATGGGCTGATGCTGGGCGATGACGGGCTGCTCAGCCTTGGGCAAGCGCAGGCTGCGATCGAAGCGGCGGTGGATGAATGCGACCGCTTCTATCCGGCGTTCCAGTTCGTGCTGTGGGGCGACAAAAGCCCAGTCGAAGCGCTGGCCAGCGCCATGGTTGACGCCGCCGGAGAAGCTTGA
- a CDS encoding cell division protein FtsQ/DivIB — MAQTIKRGGKGVRRAAAARTTQRKVQTARQQTGSILDSVMRWLPFSEETLHRIVMTLILAVAAALVWTVAVMAGIPALASEQAALIASDAGFKVSHLEVRGVNRMNELKIYERILGQNDRAMTTLDLGGLRDELNELPWVKDARVSRKLPDTLVIDIVERSPHAVLRKPDRMVLIDETGAELEPIKQDRAKGMLVLAGPGAGKRVEDLSHLLEAAPALKPQVSEAEWVGNRRWNLTFKTGQVLALPEGDDKAAGALLSFARMDGVNRLLGGKVAAFDMRAPDRIYMRVPGHADEVAAEKRAADQAKAEARRERAAAKSASAKSDEG, encoded by the coding sequence ATGGCGCAGACGATCAAGCGGGGCGGCAAGGGTGTGCGACGCGCGGCAGCCGCGCGCACGACGCAGCGCAAGGTCCAGACCGCGCGCCAGCAGACCGGCTCGATCCTTGACAGCGTGATGCGCTGGCTGCCGTTCAGCGAAGAGACGCTGCACCGGATCGTGATGACGCTGATTCTTGCGGTGGCGGCCGCGCTGGTATGGACCGTGGCGGTGATGGCCGGCATCCCGGCGCTGGCATCCGAACAGGCAGCGCTGATCGCCTCGGATGCGGGCTTCAAGGTCAGCCATCTTGAGGTACGTGGCGTCAATCGCATGAACGAATTGAAGATCTACGAACGCATCCTTGGCCAGAACGACCGGGCGATGACCACGCTGGATCTGGGTGGGTTGCGCGATGAACTGAACGAATTGCCATGGGTCAAGGACGCCCGCGTATCGCGCAAGCTGCCCGATACGCTGGTGATCGACATCGTCGAGCGCAGCCCCCACGCGGTGCTGCGCAAGCCCGACCGGATGGTGCTGATCGACGAGACCGGCGCCGAACTCGAACCGATCAAGCAGGATCGCGCCAAGGGCATGCTGGTGCTGGCGGGGCCGGGCGCGGGCAAGCGCGTCGAGGACCTTTCGCACCTGCTCGAAGCCGCGCCCGCGCTCAAGCCGCAAGTGTCCGAAGCCGAATGGGTCGGCAACCGCCGCTGGAACCTGACGTTCAAGACCGGGCAAGTGCTCGCCCTGCCCGAAGGTGACGACAAGGCGGCGGGCGCTTTGCTCAGCTTTGCACGGATGGACGGCGTCAATCGCCTGCTCGGCGGCAAGGTTGCCGCGTTCGACATGCGCGCGCCTGACCGCATCTATATGCGCGTACCTGGCCATGCCGATGAAGTTGCGGCTGAAAAGCGCGCGGCCGATCAGGCCAAGGCCGAGGCCAGGCGCGAACGGGCCGCCGCGAAGTCCGCGTCCGCCAAATCAGACGAGGGTTGA
- a CDS encoding D-alanine--D-alanine ligase — translation MTLPKLHVAVLMGGWSSERPVSLMSGEGVAKALESKGHQVTRIDMDRDVALRLAEAKPDVVFNALHGTPGEDGSIQGLMDIMGLTYTHSGLATSVIAIDKELTKQALVPHGIPMPGGRIVKTQELYRADPLPRPYVLKPVNEGSSVGVAIVTADGNYGDPISADAKGPWQEFDELLAEPFIRGLELTTAVIGDRALLVTELKPKSGFYDFDAKYTEGMTDHICPAQIPDEITEACKDIALRAHRLLGCKGTSRSDFRWDDQQGIEGLFLLEVNTQPGMTPLSLVPEQARTLGMDYPDLVEAIIAEAINDAGKG, via the coding sequence GTGACTCTCCCGAAACTCCACGTCGCAGTCCTTATGGGTGGCTGGTCGAGCGAGCGCCCGGTCAGCCTGATGTCGGGCGAGGGCGTGGCCAAGGCGCTTGAGTCCAAAGGCCATCAGGTAACGCGGATCGATATGGACCGTGATGTGGCCCTGCGTTTGGCTGAGGCCAAGCCTGACGTCGTGTTCAACGCGCTGCATGGCACGCCGGGCGAGGACGGCTCGATTCAGGGCCTGATGGATATCATGGGGCTGACCTATACGCATTCGGGCCTTGCCACCTCGGTCATCGCGATCGACAAGGAACTGACCAAGCAGGCGCTGGTGCCGCATGGCATTCCCATGCCCGGCGGACGGATCGTGAAGACGCAGGAACTCTACCGCGCCGATCCGCTGCCGCGACCTTATGTGCTCAAGCCGGTCAATGAAGGATCGTCGGTTGGCGTTGCCATCGTGACGGCGGATGGCAACTATGGCGATCCGATCAGCGCCGATGCCAAGGGGCCGTGGCAGGAATTCGACGAACTGCTGGCCGAACCGTTCATTCGCGGGCTGGAACTGACCACGGCGGTGATCGGTGATCGTGCCCTGCTGGTCACCGAACTCAAGCCCAAGTCCGGCTTCTACGATTTCGATGCCAAATATACCGAAGGCATGACCGATCACATCTGCCCGGCGCAGATTCCCGACGAGATCACCGAAGCCTGCAAGGACATCGCCCTGCGCGCGCACAGGCTGCTGGGCTGCAAGGGCACCAGTCGTTCCGATTTCCGCTGGGACGATCAACAGGGGATCGAAGGGCTGTTCCTGCTGGAAGTGAACACCCAGCCGGGGATGACCCCGCTCAGCCTGGTGCCTGAACAGGCCAGAACGCTGGGCATGGATTATCCCGATCTGGTCGAGGCGATCATCGCCGAAGCCATCAACGATGCCGGAAAGGGCTGA
- a CDS encoding pyrroline-5-carboxylate reductase family protein has protein sequence MSFLQFGCGNMGGAMLKGWLAGGMAPECFTVIDPYLDAAPQGVRLLDAAPDGQAPFDVVLLGFKPQQLPDSAAAVRPFVGATTLLLSILAGVDLATLRSAFPDAGAIVRVMPNLAAALGKSPIALVGDVDDVARQQVEALMAPLGQAEWLSDEDQMDLVTALAGSGPAFVYRFIDALAESAAALGLPREQADRLALSMVEGAAMLAASSEYSPGELARRVASPGGVTQVGIDVLDADRRLALLMEDTLRGARDRSAEMTRQARARG, from the coding sequence ATGTCTTTCCTCCAGTTCGGCTGTGGCAACATGGGCGGCGCGATGCTCAAGGGCTGGCTGGCAGGCGGCATGGCGCCCGAATGCTTCACGGTGATCGATCCCTATCTGGATGCAGCGCCGCAGGGTGTCCGCCTGCTGGATGCAGCGCCTGACGGGCAGGCACCGTTCGATGTGGTTCTGCTGGGGTTCAAGCCGCAGCAGTTGCCGGATTCTGCCGCGGCTGTCCGTCCGTTCGTGGGCGCCACAACATTGCTCCTGTCGATTTTGGCAGGGGTCGATCTGGCAACGCTCCGGTCTGCGTTTCCCGATGCCGGTGCCATCGTGCGGGTCATGCCCAATCTGGCCGCCGCGCTGGGCAAGTCGCCGATCGCACTCGTGGGTGATGTGGACGACGTCGCGCGCCAGCAGGTCGAAGCATTGATGGCCCCGTTGGGGCAGGCCGAATGGCTTTCTGACGAAGATCAGATGGATCTGGTCACGGCGCTGGCCGGATCGGGTCCTGCATTCGTCTATCGCTTCATCGATGCCCTGGCCGAAAGCGCGGCCGCGCTGGGCCTCCCGCGCGAACAGGCGGATCGGCTGGCGCTGTCGATGGTGGAGGGCGCAGCGATGCTGGCCGCATCTTCGGAGTACTCGCCGGGCGAGCTTGCGCGTCGGGTCGCCAGTCCCGGCGGCGTTACGCAAGTGGGCATCGATGTCCTTGATGCGGACAGGCGCCTGGCGCTGTTGATGGAGGATACGTTGCGCGGCGCACGGGATCGCAGCGCCGAAATGACCAGGCAGGCCAGGGCGCGCGGTTAA
- the obgE gene encoding GTPase ObgE: MHFLDQAKIFIRSGAGGPGAVSFRREKYEEYGGPNGGNGGKGGDIVFEAVAGLNTLIDFRYTQHFKAQRGHGGAGTNRTGAGGEDLVIRVPVGTQVLDDDRETVLLDLTEVGTRVVLLRGGDGGRGNASYKSSTNRAPRQCGPGWPGEEMYVWLRLKLLADAGLVGLPNAGKSTFINQLTNTKAKVGEYAFTTLRPQLGVVRHRNREFVLADIPGLIEGAADGAGIGDRFLGHIERCRVLIHLIDIHSDTDPVEAMHVVEGELEAYGAGLDEKPRLIALNKIDLVDKELVQAFAKELLDAGADKVFPISGATGKGIDALLDAVLAHLPAATVTERPTGEVEDAEDEKPWSPI; the protein is encoded by the coding sequence ATGCATTTTCTCGACCAGGCAAAAATCTTCATTCGTTCGGGCGCTGGCGGCCCCGGTGCGGTCAGCTTTCGCCGCGAAAAGTATGAAGAATACGGCGGTCCCAATGGCGGTAACGGCGGCAAGGGCGGCGACATCGTGTTCGAAGCCGTCGCTGGACTGAACACCCTGATCGACTTCCGCTATACCCAGCATTTCAAGGCGCAGCGCGGCCATGGCGGCGCGGGCACCAACCGGACGGGCGCAGGCGGCGAAGATCTGGTAATCCGCGTTCCGGTGGGTACGCAGGTTCTGGACGATGATCGTGAGACCGTCCTGCTCGACCTGACCGAAGTGGGCACCCGCGTGGTGCTGCTGCGCGGCGGCGATGGCGGGCGCGGCAACGCGTCTTACAAATCGTCCACCAACCGCGCGCCGCGCCAGTGCGGCCCCGGCTGGCCGGGTGAGGAGATGTACGTCTGGCTGCGGCTGAAACTGCTGGCCGACGCTGGCCTTGTTGGTTTGCCCAACGCAGGAAAATCGACGTTCATCAACCAGCTTACCAATACCAAGGCCAAGGTTGGCGAATATGCGTTCACCACATTGCGCCCGCAACTGGGCGTGGTGCGCCATCGCAATCGCGAATTCGTGCTGGCGGACATTCCCGGCCTGATCGAAGGTGCCGCTGACGGCGCAGGGATCGGCGACCGTTTCCTTGGCCATATCGAACGCTGCCGTGTGCTGATCCATCTGATCGATATTCACAGCGACACCGATCCGGTCGAGGCGATGCACGTCGTCGAAGGCGAACTGGAAGCCTATGGGGCGGGACTGGATGAAAAGCCCCGCCTGATCGCGCTCAACAAGATCGATCTGGTCGACAAGGAATTGGTGCAGGCCTTCGCCAAGGAACTGCTCGATGCGGGTGCGGACAAGGTGTTTCCGATTTCCGGCGCAACCGGCAAGGGCATCGACGCTTTGCTCGATGCGGTGCTGGCCCACCTGCCCGCAGCGACTGTCACAGAGCGCCCGACCGGTGAAGTGGAAGATGCCGAGGATGAGAAACCCTGGTCTCCCATCTGA